CTTCTCTAGGAGGAAGCCAGAGAAAGTCCATTGTGTGAGAACTGCCTCCAGAATGCTGTGTTGGACACACTTTAAATAACAATAGAGGTTATTAGAGTATTAGTTTGTTAGTAATTGTGAGAGAAGATAAGTCTTCCCAATATTTGAATATGCAAAATGGCTTTGGCTAACTGAGAAAGAGGggagaataaaaagcaaaagccaaaacATGCCACTACAGTGAGTAACAGGGATGATTAAAAATTCCCAtatgtaaaaaagaaaacctctaCCTTGTTTTACTGCTAGAAATACCTTCCCAGATTTGTTATCCCCATCAAACCCATGATATTTTCCCTCTCTGgcatttcattttcactggGGCAATGAAatagtttttttccaaaaggagaTGGACTGTGTTTGCACCTATTTCTTGTTTGACAGTGACCTCTATGAACCAGTCATCACTGCTCTGCCTGTTGTTTTCTTGTTAGCTCTTTGCTGTCAAATTAATTACTGTGAAGTACTAAGCTTGTTGCATTCACGTGCTCTTATTAGCTCACAGGATGTCAGAGTGATTGGATTTTTagcattatttctttttttacattCCAGGCTTTCCATTCAAAACCTGTTACTGGCAGGGAGGAAATACTGTACCTAATTCTCATCAGGGTAGCTCCAGTGATGCTGAGGATTTACAAAGCTGTACATGCAATTAGACTTTGTTTATATTAAACCCAACATGAACAATTAGATTGGGATTGCAATGTGACTTTGAAGCATAGCATGGCATGTCTTCCTTCTGCAGTacagaacaagaaagaaaatatttatgatgaGAATAGCATTCATCCCCTCCATTCTTAAACCACAGTAATGAGCTGATCCTCCACTTGACCCTCTTCACACTCCTCAGATGCTTGTATTAGTGACAGCTAACAGCGCTCACGCAAGTGCAGTCCAGGGATCCATGAGaagttttattcttttcttctccaaaatgaAATGAGCAGAAGGGACTTCTTTGCTGTCGTGCTTGAAATTTGTGTGTCCTGCATCTGCCCCTTGAAAAGCACCATCTGGCTCGGTGAAAAAGATGAAGGTCTTGAGAGCTGTCTTCATTCCTGAAggtagatttttcttttattaaaaaaaaaaaaaaaaaaaaaaaaaaaaaaaaaagtaagtagATGGGATTAGAAGGGCCGGCAGCCGCGCTGCCGGGCAGaaggctcagccccagcgcgCAGAGCAGAGCTCCGGAGCGCACCGCccgctgcccagccccagcacggaCACCCCATCCCGGCCCCGGAGACCTCCCAGCCCCCACGGCCGGGTCCTCCCGTGCGTCGCAGGGTTCGCACGGGATGTCGGCTGTCCCCgtcccgctgtcccgctgtccctctgtcccggTGCCGCTGTCCCCATTCCGCTATCCCCGTTCCTGTGTCCCGGTGCCGCTGTCCGCGTCccgctgtccctctgtcctggtccctctgcccccatcccgctgtccccgtcccggtcccggtgccgctccccggtgaccccgcccggccccgccgccgctcccccgcGCGGCCCAGAGGGGGCGCCCTCGGCCCAGGCTtccccggcggcggcggcgcgcgcgGGCCCCGCGCAGGTGAGCGCGACCCCGCGGGGACCCGGCCCGGAGGGAGCGGCGACACCTCGGCGGGGCCACCTCGGCCGTGATGGTGCCTCCAAGGTGGCACCTCGGCCGTGATGGTGCCTCGGCGGTGACGCCTCGGCCACCGCTGTTAGCCGGGcttctctcctgctccctcGCCCCCCGTCCCTGGCTGCTCGCCCCCGGCAGGGCTGCTGGCGGGAGCCGGGTGGGAATCTCCCCTGAGCCCTGCGAGGAGTGTCAAAGACATCCGtccgtccatccatccctttgcccgctcccgcccgccggagcccggcgctgccccgccAAAGCGCGCAGCAGAACCCGCTCCCCGGGCGCTGCTGCCGGCTCCCCTCGGCTGCCGCCCCGCCGGTCCCGTTATTTCCCCTCCCGGCTCCTCTCGGCCGCCGCCCCGGTCCCCCTCCCCCTGCTGCCTCCGACAGGCTCCGCgtccctcctgccccacggAAAACACATACAGTCCCCGGCTACCCGGCCcattcaaacaaacaaacagaaacccGCCCCGTCGCAAAGCCAACCGACGGTAAACTTTCTAATGACTTCTTCTTTCAAGTGCTTAAAAGGCAAGGAGCACCGGGGGAGGGGAAGAAGGGGACATCCATCTCCCGGCCGGGGCGGGATGGGGGCCGGAGCTGCTGCCGCTCGGGGTTTGTCCatccgtccgtccgtccgtccgtcctGCCGGACGACGGGACAGGGACGCGAGACGGTGTGCGGTGGGTGTGTTTGCAGGAAccgggagggagggaggggacgGGGGGAGTTAAAGAAACAGCATAGTTAATATTTCCACATCAGGAAGTTACTGTAATAGCCCAGGGGGCAAAAGACTTAACTTAATCTCCTAAATAGTGAGGAGCCCATGGCGTCTCTGTTATAGGTTGGAGTTCCCACGTGGTTTTAACTCCTGTATAAAAGTTTCAGTAGAAAGTGCCACAATGTCGTGATTTTGCAGGGGGGAAAAATTAGCAGGAGGAGATCACAGAAGATAAGCGAGGAGCAAGCAGCTTCCCCGAGACCTTTCACTGCGGATCCGAGAGGGAACATCAGACGcgtaaaaaaagaaaaacaaaaaacaaaaacaaaaaccaaaaagccaaacaaaacaaaaaaccccaaacaaaacaaaacacagcgTTCAAGCCAGCACAAGGCGAGCGAAAGATCAAAAAGACGCAGAGAGGGAGACAGATTaactggagcagcagcagcagcaacaacaacaaaaatcacacttaaaataataatagcaataataataataaaacccaaaccaccaaCAAGGGAGATATTGTTTAAAAGAGCAAGCGAGGGAGCGAGCCGAAGAGCTGGTCTGACCGAGTGGATCCGCGCAGCTTCTCCAGGATCGCCGGGATCGCGCCGCTTCCCCGCTCCGCGCAGCGTGCGCTGCCCTGCCCGCGGCGGGGTCCCCGGGCGCCGCCGCCGCATCCGCGCCGGACTCCGGACCCTCCGCGCTGCTTCGAAAATAAAAGCATCTCGCTAATAATAAGCGGGACGGTGTGGGGAGAAGACTCGCAACAGTGGAGCTGCCAGCCGCGCACCccctgcccgccgcccccggctCCCTCCCCAGCTATGCTCCGGGTCAACTTTGATGGCACGTTGAGACGCAGCGGGCGCTGAAGGGGGACAACCGAGCGGCACGGAGCCGACCTGCTCAGAGACCTGCACCCACGGATTGTCTTGCGGGGGCGGAGTGGGCGGGGGGGTACAAGTGGCATTtctccccccccacccccccctcCTTCCAGGCTATAAATTGGATTGTATATAAATCTGCTTCGTTTATCTCCCTGACCCCCCTCAATGACGCTGGACTAGAGAGCTCCTCTCCGCGGCCCGCCCGGACCTGCCGAAGCGAGCGATGGACCACGAGCAACTGCGCCCGGGGATGCCCCTCTGAAGCGACGCGGGGCACCGGGGCAGAGCGGCGCCgcctctcccctgctccccGGATCCCCTCGCACCTCCGGCTCGCTCCCcgctccccctccctcctccccggGCTCCGCAGCCACCCCCTCACCTGCTGCCGTCCCCCTCCCCCGTGGAGCCGGGCTCTCTCCGTGCACGCCAAGCCTGTTCCCCCCCCGCTCCAACTTCGCCCTCGGTGCCTGCGCGTGCAGCCTCCCCCCTCCGCCTCCCCGGCGGCACACGCCGCTTCCCCGGGCGCCCCCTCCCTCCGCCGCGGCTCCCCCCCTGCGCGGAGCGGTTGCGGCCCCCCAGCTTGGCTGCCACCGCCCCCTCCGCGCCGCGGAGCGCTCGGAGCGGCGCTGCCTGCAGACGGGCTCCCTGCGGCGCTCCGGGGCGGCCCCCAGCTCGGCCCCCCGCTCCTCCGCCATGGACGGGGCGGCTCGCCGGGGGGTGCTGGCCGCGCTGCTGGCCTGcgggctgctcctgctgggcgCCGCGGCCACCCCGACCCCGCCGGCCCCCGCCGGCGGCTCCCCGCAGGACACATGCACCTCCTGCGGCTTCCGGCGGCCCGAGGAGCCGGGCAAGGTGGACGGGGATTTCCTGGAGGCGGTGAAGAGGCACATCCTGAGCCGGCTGCAGATGCGGGACCGGCCCAACATCACGCACGCCGTGCCCAAGGCGGCCATGGTCACGGCGCTGCGCAAGCTGCACGCCGGCAAGGTGCGGGAGGACGGCCGCGTGGAGATCCCCAGCCTGGACGGGCAGGCGAGCGCCGGGCCCCCGGCCCACGACCCGGTCTCCGAGATCATCAGCTTCGCCGAGACAGGTGGGCGCCGCCCGGCCGCGCACCCGcgcccccctgccctgccctgccccgccgcGCTCTCCGCCTGTCCTGCCGCGCCCCGTCTGTCATTCCCCCTGCTCGACCCCTGTCGGTCCCCCTGCTTGACCTCTGTCAGTCTTCCCTCTCGCCCTGCCTGTCCTCCTGCCCACCTTCTCTTTCCGCCTGCCTGACCCCTGGCAGTTCTCCGGCTGCCCTTGCCTGGCCCGCTGCGCACCCTGCCTGTCCTTCTGCCTGGTGCGGGCACCTGGCCGCCCAGCTCACCCGCTTGCCCTCCGCTTCATTCGctctcccctctgccccgcACCGTCTCGCCCTGGCCCTGCCCGCGCCTTCCCGTCCTGCCTGCTTGTGCCCCTGTGCCCGGAATTCTCCCTGGGTTGTGTCTTGCAACTcccctctcttctccctccGTCCCTCCGCAGCCTCTGTGCCCCCGGCTCCCCTCCGGCGTTCCTTCCAGCTGCACCGGGGCTTCTCTGTCTCTGCGTGTTCCACTGTCCCTCCTCTGCCTGTCCCGCTCCATCTCTTGCATCCCTTGCCTTGTCTGTCTTGCCCTGCACATTCATCTGGTTCACTGCCTGCATCTGTCTGTTGAGGCTTGTATTTGCCCATCCTCTCTTTCCATTTGTTTCCCATTTATTTAGCTTTTATTTGCAGTATTGGCCTTGTCTGTTGTCCACTGCAGGCAGTGTCCTGCCGAGTGTGTCTGTCTCTTCTCTGTCCGTCAGTCTGTTTGGTAACTGCCCTCCATCCCCACGGTACCAGCCATCTCGGTCCAGCCATTGCAGTTATGTGTCACTGAATCCCTTCAGCACAGCTTTCCAGTAGTTTAACCACTGTCCCCGTGAACTTTGCACATCTGGCTGGAACACCATCCCTCTGCAAATTACCTCTCTCCTGTCTATCTGCccatctttcctttccttcatcGCTCTATCGCTCggttcatttttctctctctatctTCTTGTGGCATCTATATATCATTTGTCcacaaaataaatctctttctATCCTGTATGCTGCCCACTCATCTTCTTTATCTACCCTCCCACTTACCAAAGGCATATACATTTACAGTATCTATGGGATCTGTTGCATTATACATATGCTTGTTATATTCACATACAAAATTTATGAGCGCACACAATCTCACACAACACAAGTGATGTGGATCGGTGCAGCAGCACTGTactgttctttttctgtcactgtcaccacagtTTATGAAAAAGTTGTGTATTTACTAACATGCAAAAGGTTTTCTTAGTGTACGTTTTGGgggttattattttttaataggaTGTTGTTGGGAGATCGGGGGTGGGCTTGTACTTCCATTTGGTATTCAGTCAATCGTTGTCTTTTGTAACACTTCCAAAATTGACTTTATGTAAAATGTAGACAAACACAGTGAAAATTTTTGTCACTGAACTATTACAAGGTACTGAATGGGCTCTGGAGGCACATTTGAAAGGCATCTAGGGTAACAAATGAAGACACCGACTACGCAAAAAATCCCATTCAGAGATTGACAAAAATGCTGAAGATTCTTagggaaggaaaaggcaggaaaaaaaaatctacatttagCTCTGTACAGACGGAAGAAAAATCGATAAGGGCAGATGAGAAAATGCCTTTCCAGCAATAATTTTAAATAGCAATTGGGATGCTTTGATTCAGGGACCAGAATTACGGTCTCCGCCATAAAGGCCGGCACATTTATCACCTACGCCAAATTTAGTTAGGACTTACAGTACAAAAATTACAGGAAGGCTGCtggtatttctgaaatatttcatgcaGCAGGCTCTTCTGTTTACAAATAAGGGGTTATGTCAGACATTTGGTGACATTTGGTTTTCTGTGACAATTTCTCTCCTTTAATTCTGGTGTTGCTGAAAAGCGTATTGAGAACAGCCAATAACGGCGTTACAGCGGGAACAACCGCTTCATTGCCTTGCCTTGCATAGGAGTTCATAATTTCggggagaaaaggcagagatTGAAATGATTTATAATAGCAGATATTCTCCCAGACTAAGTGGAGGTTAGCTTGATCTGTTGGACAAGCAGGCAcattattgaaatattttccgTTCTGTCTTGTGAGCCCTCTCCTTTAAACCGCAGCGAGAATATTTGCAAATCGAAACAAAATCCCTGGTTTGGCATTGGTGTTTTAGTGGTTATTGAAAGAGCTCTCCCCATGAGAATTGGCAGGTAGCTGAAAGTTAAAACTATTCTTAAACTGATGAGATAGCAGAGTCCTAGTCCTAGTGCCGGTCCATTTCAAGGTGCTGCTGTAGCATCTTTTAATCTGGCTTTCTggaaaaaacacattctggAAAGCTCTTACTGGTGTCTGTGGATCTGACACATCTGACTGCAGCCCGATGTCGAGGGTTGCTGCGGGAAGTCCCCTTTTCAATTAATTCTGATTGGAAATTGGGGATATTTGATGCAGTGCATGCCTTCTGACTGGCACAGCCCTGTCGCCGTTCGTTCGGTCTGCTGTGCTCTAGCGTTGTCCCTGAATCCAGAAAGGCACATAAGGCTAACATTTCCTTTTTGACTTAATCTTGCTGATCTCTCCTTATCTTGCAGACGATCTGGCCTCATCTAGAGTCCGCCTCTATTTCTTCATCTCGAATGAAGGGAACCAGAACTTGTTTGTCGTTCAAGCCAGCCTGTGGCTTTACTTGAAGCTGCTTCCATATGTCTTAGAGAAAGGCAGCAGGCGAAAAGTAAGAGTCAAAGTCTATTTCCAAGACCCGGACACTAGCAACAAGTGGAATGTGGTTGAAAAGAAAGTTGATCTCAAAAGAAGTGGTTGGCACACTTTTCCCATGACAGAGGCGATCCAGGCTCTGTTtgagagaggagaaaggagactGAACTTGGATGTTCAATGTGAGGGCTGTGAAGAGTATTCAGTGCTGCCAATTTATGTGGACCCCGGGGAGGAATCCCACCGGCCTTTTTTAGTGGTGCAAGCCCGCCTCGCCGATAACAAACACAGGATCCGGAAAAGAGGCCTGGAGTGCGATGGCAGGACCAATCTATGTTGCAGGCAACAGTTTTACATTGACTTTAGACTCATTGGGTGGAATGACTGGATCATAGCACCATCAGGTTACTATGGGAATTACTGTGAAGGGAGCTGCCCGGCCTACTTGGCCGGTGTCCCGGGGTCGGCTTCCTCCTTTCACACCGCTGTCGTGAATCAGTACCGAATGCGGGGGCTGAACCCGGGCACCGTGAACTCCTGTTGCATTCCAACCAAACTTAGCACAATGTCAATGCTGTACTTTGATGATGAATACAACATTGTGAAAAGGGACGTTCCCAATATGATTGTGGAAGAATGTGGTTGTGCTTGATTTAaggtgtgttttggggggggagagagagagggagagagagagagaaacattCCCGTACAAGATGGTGTTGGAGGAAGTTTCACTGTGTATCCAGGCATCAGTGTTGGAAAGTCACTGTGGAAAagtttgacaaaaaaaaaaaaaaagaaaaaaataatcatttcaCTTTGGTGTCAGGACAGTGGCAGTTTGTGGATCATGGACACTTATATATTCTATCACTTATAAGTTAATGCTATGAAATATCttaaagacacacacacacgcacacacgaAATGTGGGCACGCACACAAACACGCGCtcatacacacagacacagacacacacacacacgagGCAGCTCGGAAAAGGGACATGAGCACAGAAAGTCAGTGACCAGTGACGACGGACCTAAATGCCTGCCAGTACGAGTGAACGGCTGAGCAGCTGTTTCCCCGCCTGCCGGCAAAGCCAGACCGAAATGAGCTCCCTTTGCTCAGGCAAAAGCACAGACTGTGAGAACACAACGTATTCTTGCACGCAGGTGTCAAAATGACCAAACttagaaaattgaaaaaaacaaaaaaagaaataaaaaaaatcgACTGTCACCTCTTAGGTCTAACAGGAAGCTGCAGGACACCTGCCTTGGGAGGCGATCACTTCctcttaatttaaatttatctaAACATAAACATCACAGATACCCGCTTCTTCCTACAGCACTTCCAGCAAGGAATCTTGTGGTTCTATCAGGGAGAGATAGAGAAGGGGACAGACATGTGAGAAACTGCTGTATTTCTAACACCTGGCCGTTGTGGAGTCACTAGCTGGGCTGACGTGATCCGGTGCTTTCACTGCCCACTAGCAGCCCATGGTTGGCTACACCTGCCGTGTCTTGGAAAAGGGAATCGATACCATATCTGGACTGTGTTGACTGTTGGCACCTCTCACTGTTCGAAGAACAAAAAGTCAAAAGTTGCAATCTGTGTTCTTCAGTGGGGGACTCGGCAGGGCTGCGTCACGTGGGGGACGAGCAAACAAGCGATGGCCACCACGGCTAAACCAATGAACCCTAAAGAGGAGTGACAGCGACAGAGTGGAGACGTTCTGGGAAATGCAGTGCGTTTAATAACAGGCGAGGAACATTTTTACAAGTCttggaaaggaggagagaggagagtgCTTTCAATTTCCTTACCAGGAGGTGTCAAGGATGGCCATAAAGATCAGAAAATAATGATACAGCATAGCACTTGCAAACTGCTTGAATGCACGTATAATAGCACTTGCAAATTTCAATGCCTTGAAAAGTGGTACTTGATAGTGCACTTATCTTTGCTCACTATCTAGGTAAACAGGTGCCGCATGAGCTATGCAATTTAAAGTGTTGACCCATACTAGACAAAACTGGACTTATGATATgacttttttatatttttttatacttgaaattaaatcttttgcttcttttttaaagcGAATGATTGCTTTTAATGTTTGCACTGATTTAGTTGCATGATTAGTCAAAAACtgccatttgaaaaaaaatgttatttttatagCAGCAAAAAATGAATACAGTTAAATGTATTATACATAAATTTTGGAACCAAAGAGGCCAACATATTAGTTATAATTTTTATGAGATGGCAAAGCCATCATATATCATGTAGTCATACTGAGCAATCCCTCACGAGGCCTACCAATTGTTTCAGGGTACAAAATGGATTCTGTTTGTTCTATTCAGTGTCTTTTCTATACCATACGCACATGGAATgtagagtgaaaaaaaaaagtgactatTGTAGAATACATTACAATATGTGCATCCTTTAAATCcaatttttatgtttatttaataaAGTTCCTTTTAGGTTCTGTTCCATAATAATTTAAACCAAACAATTTTCACTTAGATTTGCTGTTGAAGTATTTTACATTTGTGtacagtttaaataaataaaaaagattgaaaactggatgtgcttttttttttttttttttttttttttcagtatgtaACATCTGGAGGAACTCGCTTACTTTCAGGACTGAATAGGCTGCAGACGGTGAACTGTCGCATTAGACCGTAGTCGTATTAGTCATTGCAGAAAGCCTCGTCTGAGAGCTCAGCTGCGATCCTAAAAATGTTACACTCTGCTTTTATTGCTGTCTATACATGTAAGCATctgcttctttctctctgcagcagtgcagggacgCAGGAACGGCGCTGTTCCGCATACCTGCAGGTCATTTACTGCAAGTTCCTGGTTCACCTGCTGTGTAAGAATGTAACTTCTTCTCTGGTCACTCCCTGACTGCTTagaagaagtaaaaaaatattatgtggAAAGCACTTCCAGGAATAAAAGACCAATAGTaagtttgattttttcttttttccccaaaactaGCTGACACTAAGAAAAGGgttgtcttttctttttagcaaaatatttttcttttactaacAAGCCCTTGAAAATGTTGAGAAATACTCAAGTACTCAGCTGCATATATATCCAGATATTGGTTTAATTGATCTTCACAGATAAATTCTTCCTCCTGGAGACCTGAGCAAATGCCAGCTGAAGCTGACCTCTGTTGACTTAGCAAATCTAACCCTGAAACACAAAAAGTGTTGAAGAAGCAAGATCATGCAACTAATGATGGGTTCTAGTTACAATTCACATTCAGGTGtagctctgcccagctctcctcGCAGGAGGGGTTAAATGCAGGCCTGGGGTTAAATGGGAGACCTGGAGAATAATTTGCTGTGACTGTGTCAACAATCTGCTTCTCAGAACTTTGTCCTCCAGATCAAATTTTTGGAATATCTCATAGCTTTCTCACCACCTTCAGCTGCACATTGATCGTCAAAGCCACCAACCACTCACTGTTGCTGCTCCACCTCTCAGCAGCCTTTTCTCTAGTTTTCATTCCGTGGGTCAACTGTGCTACTGATGAGTTCAATAAATTCCCCTTGAAATCAGTGGCCAATACCTATCCGTTCACTATGAAGGCATGTTTGCCCTAATATGACACTTATTATAAATAAGACTAGGCAGCCCTTTTAAAAATGGGATATATTAAGCAATCTTGCCCACTGAAATGCAAGGCCCTGGAGACTGGCTCCAATTAGGTTTCGTTCTTAATTGAAAGTGCTTGGTTCCTGAGGTAAAAGCCAAACCCTGCATTGGACATTGGGACTCCTGTCCTCAGGAGGAGACTAGGATGTCTCCTGGGATTTGGACttgcagccctggggaacagggaactgctggcagccaggatgCTTTAAGCTTGGGCTGGCCAGGAGCGAGGGGCAGGaacaggctgtgctctgcatcCCGCTGCAAAGCCACAAGCAAGCTCAGGATCCCAAACTCTTTCACAGAGGACATCAAAATGCACCCCTTTTCTTGGTAAAGAACTTTCCCACCTTtcttcccctgtccctgccttctCTGCTCCCCAGTTTGTAGCTAGAGTCATGCTGTTTAtggaacagaaacagaaatgcaggGAAGAGCATGAATATCAGGATAGTGTGAGAGGCATCATCTGGGAGTGGAAAGAGCTGGATCATAGTCCAGGCTCCCAGGcccttttattttgtgtgaaaGAGACTCTAGAAATCAATGTGAACTGAACATGCTTGGagttttctgcagcacagagtcACTTGCTGCTTCTGAGCATTCTATAGACAGTGAGGTGTTCTTGTTTCCTGATGCTGTCAGCAACCTGTCACACAGATTTCTAAGgctaaaatgaaagaaaatagtttttaattCGGTGGGACCAACCTGAGACAGTTTGGGCTTGATTTTTCAGAGATGTGACAAAGCTACTGCTCTTGCCAGCTTTTTACAGGGGAGTGCAGGAATTCCGCTTTGTGCAGCTTCCACCTCCTGCATTtttgaaatcaggaaaaatgaaaaatgagactCGAAGGCCTGATGactgcttttcaaaaattttggggttttcctgtCTGTCATTCCCATCCTTATAAAACTGAGCATCCAGTTTTATTGCTTTATGCCAGGTTAGGTACTCCACCTCAAAAAACAGCTGGGTCACATCCATACCCCCCCAACTAAAGGTGACTTGGTGACTCTCTCTTGTCTTTGAACTCAATTCTGTAAATGCTAAACCAGTGTCTTCTATCATGTGACAGAATCAATTCTGGAGCTGGAGAATCTTCAccctttaaaatattctaacaCAGCAAAAGCCCATCCTGGACCTCCCACTGCTGTTAATGAGGATGGTGTGAACAGGGTGACTGTCACCATGTGATGCAACAGAGCACTTGTCGGATTAACTCTGCATACATCACGTATTTCCACACATAATAGACACCTGCTCCAAAATTGCCAGCTCTCACCTTCTTTTCTCTCACTTGTGAGAGATGCACTCAGCAGCTGAAAATTAGTTGCTGCACTTGCCCTGCCATTGGAGAAGAGGGAAACCCCTCACTGAACACATCCTtcataaagataatttttgtaTGGAGTGGTTTCTACTGGGAAGGGTGGGAGAACATGTTGCAAGATGGAtcagaaatacaaatttctAAGAGGGAAGTCTGTTTCAGTCAATGCTGATGTCAGTCTACAGTAACTTCCCTAAAGCCTGCAGATTTAATTCAGGCTAGCAACCATATGAATAAAGACACACCTGAATCCAGTTTTCTGGAATTCCTGATTGGGCCCAGCTCATTCTTAGTTCTcagtatttctaaaaaaaattaatttttcctttagaatCAGGAGCTAAAAGTTTTAGCAAAACCCACACATACTGTGTGGCAGATCAGAACAGGAGCAGAAGACATCTAACTTTGTCATGAATCTCCCTACATACACTGGAATTTGGCCAGGAATTAGCAATCTGCATCAGTACAAAATGCCCCAGTAGCTTTCATTTGCTTGCCCAGTCAGCAACCTTGAACTACAAGCTGGATTTACGTGCCTGCTTATAACAGTAGGGACCAATTTTATTTGGGTAACTTCATTGATTTCAAGGGAATTGTTTCTGATTTGTACTAGAATAAGTGGGAGCAGATTTAGGTTCTTTAATGTTCTTCCAGTTTAGCTCTTGGAATAActtatatttcattattatgTGTTTATGTAATTAGTGCAATTATATCAAATTATATAATTGGTACAATTACTTGGACTCATGTAACCACTGC
This genomic stretch from Oenanthe melanoleuca isolate GR-GAL-2019-014 chromosome 7, OMel1.0, whole genome shotgun sequence harbors:
- the INHBB gene encoding inhibin beta B chain, which translates into the protein MDGAARRGVLAALLACGLLLLGAAATPTPPAPAGGSPQDTCTSCGFRRPEEPGKVDGDFLEAVKRHILSRLQMRDRPNITHAVPKAAMVTALRKLHAGKVREDGRVEIPSLDGQASAGPPAHDPVSEIISFAETDDLASSRVRLYFFISNEGNQNLFVVQASLWLYLKLLPYVLEKGSRRKVRVKVYFQDPDTSNKWNVVEKKVDLKRSGWHTFPMTEAIQALFERGERRLNLDVQCEGCEEYSVLPIYVDPGEESHRPFLVVQARLADNKHRIRKRGLECDGRTNLCCRQQFYIDFRLIGWNDWIIAPSGYYGNYCEGSCPAYLAGVPGSASSFHTAVVNQYRMRGLNPGTVNSCCIPTKLSTMSMLYFDDEYNIVKRDVPNMIVEECGCA